GCGGCAAGGTGGACCACCCGGGCGAGTCCTTCGAGCAGGCCGCCGCCCGGGAGTTGGCCGAGGAGACCGGCCTCGTACTGCCGGCCGAGCAGATGCGGGTGCTGGCCGTGCTGCTCGACCACGGGCTCGGCCGGCCCCGGCTGACCGCCGCCGTGCTGGCCCCGCCGTGCGACCTGCCCGCGCTGGTCACCGAGCCGCACGCCTGCGCGGGCTGGGAGCGGGTGCCGGTGGACGCGCTGCCGGAGCCGATGTTCTACCCCTCGGCCCAGGTACTGGCCAGCTGGCTGCCCGACTACCAGGCCCCGCCCGGCACTTGGGCCTACCGGACGGCCTGATCCGACACCGCGGTCGCGAGGTCCGTCAGCAGCGCCCCGCCCGAACCGTCCACCGAGCGCTGGGTGTTGGTGAGCACCGCCACCCCGACGCCGGCACCCGGGTCGAAGCCGACGAAGGACGAGAAGCCCCCGGTGGCGCCGTTGTGCCAGAGCTGGAGGTGCCCGCCCTGACGCGGGTGCAGCCGCTGGCCCATCCACCCGAGATGGATCCAGGAGAACGGGTTCAGCCGGTGCTCCGGGGTCCGGCTGAGCGCGATCGCCTCGGCCAATGGTCCCTGCTCCGGGGCCAGTTGGGCCCGCAGGAAGGTGACCAGATCGGCCGCCGTACCGCGCAGCCCGCCCGCGCCCGCCAGCGCCGCGAGGTCCCAGCCCGGCACCGGACGGGCCCGGCGGTCGTGCCCCTGCGCCAGTTGGCCCGGATCGGCCGGAGTGACGGCGGTGTCGGTCAGACCGAGCGGTGCGCTGATCCGGCCGGCGATCAGCCCCTCGTAGTCGGTACCCGCCCGACGGGCCAGCGCCAGGCCGAGCAGCCCGGCCCCGAGGTTCGAGTAGCGGAACCGGCTGCCCGGCACGGCGCCCAGCTTGGTCCGCCGCAGGGTGCCGAGCAGCACCGGCTCGGCGAGCTTCGCGTACGGGTCGGGGCGGCCGGGGTTGAGCAGGGCGGGGAGCAGCATGCCGTGCGGCAGCCGGGGCAGTCCCGAGGTGTGCTGGGCGAGTTGACGCAGCGTCACCGGTACGCCGCGCCGCTGCAGACCGGCGGCCTCGGGGAGCAGTTCGGCGAGCGGCTGGTCCAGTTCGACCAGGCCCTCGGTGACCAGGGCGGCCAGCGCCAGCGAGGTGAACACCTTGCTGACCGAGCCCAGTTCGAAGACGGTGTCGGCCGTCACCGCACCCGCCGCGCGGACCTCGGCCTCGCCGTCGGCCAGCGCGGCCACCACCACCCCGGCCCGCCCCTCGGCCAGTTGGTCCGCCGTCCGCTGCGCTGCCCCGCCCAGATCCACCATGGGGACCAGGCTAACGCCGCTGCGCACCGCCACCGCGCCGGTCCGGCCACCGCACGTCGTACACCCAGCCCAGCCGCTCCCACCAGGCGATCAGCCGGGCGGTCGGGTCGGGCTGGCCCGCCAGCGCGCCGTGCCGGGCGCTGACCGGGTCGGCGTGGTGCAGGTTGTGCCAGCCCTCGCCGAAGGTGATCAGGGCGACCCAGCGGATGTCCCTGGACTGGTCCCTGGTTTGGTAGTTGCGGTCGCCGAAGGCGTGCGCGACCGAGTTCACCGACCAGGTCACGTGGTGCACCACGGCGTATCGGACCAGCCCTGCCCAGAAGAAGGTGGCAGCGGTCGCGGACCAGTCCCGGGTCCAGGCCAGCGTGACCAGCGCGGGCAGCAGCAGCGAG
This genomic interval from Kitasatospora gansuensis contains the following:
- a CDS encoding nucleotide triphosphate diphosphatase NUDT15 is translated as MLGAGVIVPSTDGRVLIGRRITPGESPTWSLPGGKVDHPGESFEQAAARELAEETGLVLPAEQMRVLAVLLDHGLGRPRLTAAVLAPPCDLPALVTEPHACAGWERVPVDALPEPMFYPSAQVLASWLPDYQAPPGTWAYRTA
- a CDS encoding serine hydrolase domain-containing protein; this encodes MVDLGGAAQRTADQLAEGRAGVVVAALADGEAEVRAAGAVTADTVFELGSVSKVFTSLALAALVTEGLVELDQPLAELLPEAAGLQRRGVPVTLRQLAQHTSGLPRLPHGMLLPALLNPGRPDPYAKLAEPVLLGTLRRTKLGAVPGSRFRYSNLGAGLLGLALARRAGTDYEGLIAGRISAPLGLTDTAVTPADPGQLAQGHDRRARPVPGWDLAALAGAGGLRGTAADLVTFLRAQLAPEQGPLAEAIALSRTPEHRLNPFSWIHLGWMGQRLHPRQGGHLQLWHNGATGGFSSFVGFDPGAGVGVAVLTNTQRSVDGSGGALLTDLATAVSDQAVR